One window of Paenibacillus sp. FSL K6-3182 genomic DNA carries:
- a CDS encoding ADP-ribosylglycohydrolase family protein, with protein MLPSLTFLKRQLEGILRNKFEQGYQTSGYLAKLVQLPESYDAYLDFAHSLAAIPMRENWTYYEPNDLEEIWQECDPTRPLGQVGILNFKDSAKRVEAGFLASVCGSMLGKPIEVNPSLSELHQALASVGEWPLNDYISDEMLDALGRRHWSWYETARGKIRYVAPDDDINYTIMGMMVLEQFGEGFTKRNIRDLWINHLPISTTWGPERAILLRSGFSYLEHDREIFNHAEIEAWPDFLVQDTELCGAAIRADAYGYACPGQPALAAELAWRDASFTHRRTGIYATMFIAAAIAVAHVLRDPIEIISTALQFVPRRSRFYEAAQDCQQMVANADNWLEAYERINHKYANYSHCQVYQEIGTLINTFRFAENVGDGICKQVMQGNDTDSFGATAGSLLGVYFGSNSLETRWLEPFEDRIHTGLSYFHEQKLSRLTERMGRLPELLHTGQHRIQPSELYVYENTDMNRL; from the coding sequence ATGTTGCCATCACTCACATTTCTTAAACGTCAATTGGAAGGAATTCTACGCAATAAATTTGAGCAAGGTTATCAAACCTCGGGTTATTTAGCCAAGCTGGTACAGCTTCCCGAAAGCTATGACGCCTATCTGGACTTCGCCCATAGTTTGGCTGCCATTCCAATGAGGGAGAATTGGACTTACTATGAGCCAAACGATTTAGAGGAGATATGGCAGGAATGTGATCCGACAAGGCCTCTCGGTCAGGTCGGAATCCTGAATTTTAAGGACAGTGCTAAGCGAGTAGAGGCGGGATTTCTAGCTTCCGTATGCGGCTCGATGCTGGGCAAGCCTATTGAGGTAAACCCCAGCCTTTCGGAATTGCATCAAGCGCTTGCATCGGTAGGGGAATGGCCGCTGAACGATTATATTTCTGATGAGATGCTAGATGCGTTGGGTCGTCGTCATTGGTCTTGGTATGAGACAGCTCGGGGAAAAATTCGTTATGTAGCACCTGATGACGATATCAATTACACAATAATGGGAATGATGGTGCTAGAGCAATTCGGCGAAGGCTTTACAAAAAGAAATATAAGAGATTTATGGATAAATCATCTTCCGATAAGTACAACTTGGGGTCCAGAGAGAGCCATCTTACTACGATCTGGGTTTAGCTATTTGGAGCATGATAGGGAAATATTCAATCATGCTGAAATAGAAGCTTGGCCTGACTTCTTGGTACAGGACACGGAACTATGCGGAGCAGCGATTCGTGCAGATGCTTACGGCTATGCCTGCCCCGGTCAACCAGCTCTTGCTGCCGAGCTGGCATGGCGGGATGCAAGCTTTACACACCGCCGTACCGGTATCTACGCTACCATGTTCATTGCTGCTGCGATTGCTGTCGCACATGTGCTTCGCGATCCGATTGAAATTATTAGTACTGCACTGCAATTCGTACCTAGAAGGAGCCGATTCTATGAGGCTGCTCAGGATTGCCAGCAGATGGTTGCAAATGCAGATAACTGGCTGGAAGCCTATGAGCGTATTAACCATAAGTATGCGAATTATTCCCACTGTCAGGTTTATCAGGAAATAGGGACCTTAATTAATACGTTTCGATTCGCAGAAAATGTCGGCGATGGGATATGCAAGCAGGTGATGCAAGGCAACGATACGGACAGCTTTGGGGCAACAGCTGGGTCTTTGCTAGGCGTTTATTTTGGTTCTAATAGCTTAGAAACAAGATGGCTTGAGCCTTTTGAGGATCGGATTCATACGGGGTTATCTTATTTTCATGAGCAAAAGCTTTCCCGTTTGACTGAACGGATGGGGCG